CAGTGTCAGCGCCGTACTAACTAAAATTGACCCCCACACACTCGCTAAAACATAGGGAATTTTTTGGCTAATCCGGTTTCGGGCAACAATTGCGGCAATGGTCAGCATTACTGCTAAAATCGCCACAACTGCCCAAGGATTGTCCACAGCAAAGATGAAGTCGAAAATGTATCCCAGTACGAGTAGTTGTAAAATAGTCCTTCCCGTAGCCAGGGCTAAGTTTAACTCTAGTCCTAATTTTTCCCATGCAGATAAACCAATGGCGATCGCCATCAATCCCACAGCAGCGGCTAAATCAACTAAATCCAACTTGATCAGATCTGACATTGGGTTTTTAGCTCCTTGTCATTTGTCATTAATCCCCCACTCCTCCATGTCCCTTGTTCAATCTACAATCTCGCAGGCAGCAGTGCTTAAGTAATATACATTTTCTATGCGTATACTAGACGACAGTCTTTTTTGGCCTTCTTGATTAACAATTCAATAAGTGAAAATAGACCGTTAACGTGCATCCTTTGTATGTTCAGATAAAATGAAAACTCATGATCCAAAGTGTAAATCCCGTTCCTGCCTTTGATATCAAGCAACAATACACCAGTATCGAAGCAGAAGTCAGTACAGCCGTTTTAGAGGTTCTGGCTTCTGGTCGTTATATTGGCGGTCCGTTGGTTGAAGACTTTGAAAAACAGTTTGCCGCCTATAATGGTGTAACAGAATGTGTAGCTTGTAACTCAGGTACTGATGCGCTATTTTTAGCGTTACGAGCCTTAGAAATTGGTGCAGGTGATGAAGTAATTACCACACCGTTTACCTTTATCGCCACAGCTGAAGTTATCAGCGCTGTGGGTGCAAAGCCGATTTTCGTTGATATAGACGCGACTACATTTAATATTGATTTACAGCAAGTAGCAGCAGCAATTACAGCCAAAACCAAGGCGATTATCCCGGTTCACCTATTTGGACAACCTGTGGATATGACAGCGTTGATGGCGATCGCCCAAACTCACAATTTGGCAGTAATTGAAGATTGCGCTCAGTCTACAGGAGCAAGCTGGGGTGGTAAAATAGTCGGCAGCATTGGGCATATTGGTTGCTTTAGTTTCTACCCTACCAAAAATCTGGGTGGTTGCGGTGATGGCGGGGCAATTACAACTAATGACCCAGCTATTGCTACCAAATTGCGGGTATTACGAGAACACGGCAGTAAAATCCGCTATATCCATGAAGAAATTGGTGTAAATAGCCGCTTGGATGCCATACAAGCAGCTATTTTAGGGATTAAGTTGCGTTATCTGGATAAATGGAATGAACGACGACGAGCGATCGCTGCTTATTACGACCTGTTTCTCAGTCAAATCCCTGGTGTTATCACACCTCAAGAATTACCTGGGGGCCTTGGGGTATGGAATCAATACACCATTCGCATCAAAGCTGAGGAGCGAAATGGTTCTAGTTGCCAATATCGGGACTCACTGCGTAATCAATTACAAGCACAGGGCGTAAGTACAATGGTTTACTATCCCCGCCCTTTACATTTACAACCGATTTATGAAAGTCTGGGATATCAGCCAGGACAATTGCCACTAGCAGAGCAAGCCAGCCATCAGGTTTTATCCTTACCCATGTTCCCAGAATTGACACAAGAACAGCAAGACAAAGTGATTGATGCGTTCAAAGATAGTCTAGGGGCTAGGGGCTAGGGGCTAGTCCCGCGATTTCAAACTATTTGTTTAGCCGGATAAATTTTTAGATACCCCTAAATCCACACGATATGATACCAGCTGTAGGGGCACGGCAATGCCGTGCCCCTACGCTAAATCTACATGTGTCAGCGTTTTAGTGGTATTGTATAAGACTTTGAAATCGCGGGACTAGGGATGAAGGAGTGGGGGAGATGAGGGAGGGGTAACATCCTCATCCCCATGATTACCAACTAGGCGATCGCACGATTGCTAGCAGTTGCTAAGGCTTCGACTAAACTACGTACAGCGGCAATCATTGCTACTTCGCTGTTGAGTTGGTTGATAGCAGAACCGACGCCAACACCAGCAGCACCAGCGGCGATCGCTAGGGGTGCGGTCACGCTAGAAATGCCGGAAGCACATAATACTGGTACGGAGACTGCACGGGAAATCTCAAAAGCTGCAGCTAAGGTGGGGGCAGCTTTTTCAATTAATCCTAGGGTGCCAGGGTGAGCAGGTTTGCTACTGATGCCACCTTCGGTTTGAATCATGTCTGCACCAGCTTTGACTAGTTCTTCAGCCAGTTGCACTTGTTGATCTAGTTCCAGAATGTGGGGAACAGTCACCGAGAGGGTAATTTCCGGTAGCAGGGCACGGGTTTGGTGAGTTAGCGCTAGCACTTCCTCCGCTTCAAATCTACGTCCAAGGACGTAGAAGGAATCAAAATTCCCAATTTCTATCAAATCGGCGCCAGCTGCTACAGCTGACACAAATTTCTCTGGTTCTACTGCTGATACACAGATTGGTAATTTAGTCAATGTTTTTACCAACTGAACTAAAGCAGGATCGGCGGCGATATCAACAAAAGTAGCACCGCCAAGTTCAGCGGCTTTGACGGTAGCAGCAACGCTATGGGCGTCAAAGTTATTCAAACCGCTGATCACTTTCAGGACACGGCGGGCAGTAAATGCACGTTGGAGTGAAGAATGCATTGTCATTGTTCGTCTTTTGTAGCTACGAAAGTAAGGTATATTCTACCGCTGCTATACAAAACTTGGCTAAACTTATCTAAGCTTCGCCATTCAACTAGAAGTAATTTCTAGAGGGTCTGCTTCTTGCTTCCACCAAGGGAGTCGGCTCCTTCTTGTCCACAAGCGTAAATTCGGCTCTAGCCGAGCCTATTTTTTTTGCCTGTCAATTATTGTTTTGAAGCTTTTAGACGTTTTTCAACATTTTTCACCTATTTAACGAATCATGGCATCCTGTTCAACCTTTTGACAGGCTGGCTAGTAATGAAAGCGACTGTGGTTTACAAACCAGATAATTTTTGGCCTTGGTTTTCGGCATTAAAGAAAAATTATCAGAAAGTTACAACTCTGTCAATATCCTCACACTGAATAACTATGAGTAACTTTAGAAAAGTATTTGGCTATTTAGTCAAGCTCCTTAGTTGTTAGATGGTAGAAATCAAGCCAAAATTCCTACGGTAATTGCCAAATTCTGATAGTCTTGTCTGCACTACCACTAACCAAAGTTTTACCATCGGGACTGAAAGCCACGGCAAAAACCTCGGTTGAATGGCCAGTAAAAGTCTTGTCCCCTCCCGTTATTAGATTCCACAGTTTGACAGTTTTATCATCACTACCAGTAGCGATATATTTACCATTTGGACTGAATGCGACAGAATTCACATCAGCAGTATGTCCTGTCATTGTGCGTATTTCCATGCCGTTTTTGAGTTTCCAAACTTTGACAGTTCTATCATCGCTAGCACTAGCTAGCATCTCTCCATCTTGGCTAATAGCAACGGCATTAACATCACCTGAATGCGCCGAAATAGTGCGTATTTCTTGTCCCGTCTTCAAGTTCCAAATTTTAATAGTTTTGTCCTTACTACCACTGACAATAGTCTCACCATCTGGGGTAATAGCAACGGATAAAACCACACCTGAATGCCCTGTAAGGGTGCGTATTTCCTGTCCCGTTTTTAAGTTCCAAACCTTAATAGTTTTGTCATAACTACCACTGACGAGAGTCTCTCCATCGCGGCTGATCGCGACAGAATTAACAAAGTATTTATGACCAGTTAGTGTCCGAATTTCCTTGCCAGTATAGAAATTCCATACTTTGATAGTTTTATCCTTACTGCCACTGACAAGGATTTTACTATCACGACTGATAGCAACAGCATAAACCCAGTCAGAATGTCCAGTCACGGTATGGATTTTCTGGCGATTCCAAAAGTCCCAAATTTTGACACTTTTGTCATCACTACCACTGGCTAATCTATTACCTTGAGTATCGAATGCGAGAGAATTAACCGCACCTGAATGACCAGTTATGTTTGGAGAATCAATAAAAATATATGTAATTAGATACCAGATTAAACCTGATGCAGATAGCAGTATTAATGCCGCTAAAAGACTTTTATTTCTTGTTTTATCAAGCCATAATAGAAGTTTTGTATTTAACTGAATTGTTGGTGGTAATAAGGTAGGTACTCCCATTGTTGATGGTGGTACTGTGGCGAATTGTATTGTTTGTATTCTGGCGGGTAAATGTGGTATTAATTGTGAATTTAAATTCAAGTCCACGAGGACTTCATTACATGATTGATAGCGCGTCTCAATATCTTTTTGTAATAACTTATCTAGGACATTTTCTAGTGTTAAAGATACAGTTATTCGAGACTGCAAATATTGCCGCCAGTTTGTTACCCAGGCATAACCTTGTTCAGTCCAAAGTTCAGATGGGTGAATTGATGTTAATAAATAAAAGCAAGTCACACCCAAACTAAATAAGTCACTAGCTGGATATGCCTGGCGCAGCTTCATTTGTTCAATTGGAGCATAGCCATAGGAACCTATGCTCGTACCTTGATTATTTAAAGAATTTTCTGTTAACTGCTTGGCGACACCAAAATCAATCAAAACTAACTTGTGATCGCTTTGGCGACGGATAATATTTTCTGGCTTAATGTCGCGATGAATTACATGATTTTCGTGGACAAACTGGAGAATGGGTAATAATTCACTTAAAACTTCCCAAATCTTTTCTTCACTGAAAGTCCCCTGCTGTTTTAACTCCTGTCCTAAAGTTTGCCCTTGAATGAACTGCTGCACCAAATACAGGTAGTGATCCTGCTCAAAGTAAGCATACAAAGTGGGAATTTGGGGATGTTCTCCTAGCTGTTGCAAACGCCGCGCTTCTTCTTGAAATAACTCCGTGGCCTTGCGTAAGGCTTTACTCCCTTGGACTTGCGGTGCTAGCTGCTTAACTACACAGTACTCTTTGAGCTTGTCTTGATCCTCTGCCAAAAAAGTTCTGCCAAATCCTCCGCCTCCGAGTGGTTGAATAATATGGTAACGGTTTCTTAACAATGGTGTGATTTTTGTACCGCAAGTTTGGCATAAATTTATGCCATCAGGATTGAGGGGCCTATTGCATCTGGGATTGAGGCAGTAGCTCATAGTGAGGTATCTATCAGCAGTTGTAATCATAATAAAGAATTTCTGTGCATTTATTCGTATTCCTGATCGCTATTTTGTGAATTTTTGCTCATCAATTCTCAACAGTGCTAACCGCTCATAGGAATCTGTACAAAGCTACCCAAGGATAGACAATACTAGACAACTACGTTTGTAATTTTAGTCCAAAGTCCTAAAACTACAGGGATAAACGGCAATCCCTCTAGCCCATTCATAAAGTTTGGGATTACTTTCCTGGCTATATTTAAGCTTCCATTGGTATCAGCATTAATTGTTTTACCACTGGAAGTTTTGTATAAACCTCTTTGAATACGCTTGCCACTAAAAACGGGTTTATTATCTGATTTTTCTTTGTAAACAGGTAATTTATCACCGTCTAATGCACTGGCTTTTGAAGTGTAGCTTTCTTCAGTAATTACAACATCAATACCAGCTAAATTGGTTTTATAAGTTAGTAGATTTATTAATTTAGCGTGAGGTATTTTGGTAAATTGTTGATTGTTCTTTTTGCCAATATTAATATCTTGTTTCCATCCTGAATTATTGCCAATAATTAATTGACCGATATCATTTAACTGACACCAATCGATCACCCTACGGCTAACAGTATGGAGATAGTTATCAATCCTTCTATCACGCTTGCTATTTAATTCTTTAACCTGTCTCCAAGCTTCTATTGATTGCGCTAATCGCACTCTTTTATTGAAGAATTGGTTAATACTTTTCAATGGTCTACCATTAATCAATAACGGCTTGACACCGGGATGATTGGAAGTTGCAGCCATCAAATTATTTAAGCCAAGGTCTACACCAGCACTGTACTTACCTGTTGACTTAACAGACTCATTGACTGTGTAAACAACTTCAATAACATAATGATTTAGCTTAGGTACAATCCTTATTTGGTCTACATCTTTAGCCTTTGTTGGTAATTGAATGTTTGACTGTGAAAGTTTAACAATACCCTTAGTTAACGCTGGTTTTGATATTGCATCTATTGGGTAAATCACAACATTTCTGCCACGTTCTTTATGTTTGTATCCTGGCATTTTGGGTTGACCAAGATATTTACCCTGATGTTTTGACCAATCTTTTAACGCTGCCAACCAACTGTTCCAAGCTTCTGAAACTCTACGCACTATTTGTTTACTAACCTTCGTTGGTAGATATCGGTATGCTTCTAAATTCTTGGTTTGGTGGTAAATATCAATTGAGTTGTAATACTTTTTAGTTTCAAAAAAGTATTGACGTTGAATATAGGTAGCAGCATTGTAAAGATGCTTGGATTGTAAAGCTAGGTAATCACATTCTTTCCAAAACTTATGCTGTCGGCTAATAATGTGCTTTTCAACTAATTGCATTTTACTCGACCTCTCAAATGTTGTTATACTCATATTATATATGAGGAGTTTAAAAATAACAACATGGCTAGAAAGAAAATTTACGCAGAAGAAAAAAGAAGATTTACGATGACTTTGACTCAAACAGCTATTGAATGGTTAGAGCAAAAGCAAATAGACATGAAAGCATCAAGCCTTAGTGATGTTATAGAGCGCATGGCAAGAGAGAACCTACCCAAAAATGAGCAATAATGGGTAGGTTTGTCCAGAATTTAGATTACAGTTTCAAACCCTGCCAGACTACCGACGCCCAATGCCATTTC
The Gloeotrichia echinulata CP02 DNA segment above includes these coding regions:
- a CDS encoding DUF561 domain-containing protein; amino-acid sequence: MTMHSSLQRAFTARRVLKVISGLNNFDAHSVAATVKAAELGGATFVDIAADPALVQLVKTLTKLPICVSAVEPEKFVSAVAAGADLIEIGNFDSFYVLGRRFEAEEVLALTHQTRALLPEITLSVTVPHILELDQQVQLAEELVKAGADMIQTEGGISSKPAHPGTLGLIEKAAPTLAAAFEISRAVSVPVLCASGISSVTAPLAIAAGAAGVGVGSAINQLNSEVAMIAAVRSLVEALATASNRAIA
- a CDS encoding DegT/DnrJ/EryC1/StrS aminotransferase family protein; translated protein: MIQSVNPVPAFDIKQQYTSIEAEVSTAVLEVLASGRYIGGPLVEDFEKQFAAYNGVTECVACNSGTDALFLALRALEIGAGDEVITTPFTFIATAEVISAVGAKPIFVDIDATTFNIDLQQVAAAITAKTKAIIPVHLFGQPVDMTALMAIAQTHNLAVIEDCAQSTGASWGGKIVGSIGHIGCFSFYPTKNLGGCGDGGAITTNDPAIATKLRVLREHGSKIRYIHEEIGVNSRLDAIQAAILGIKLRYLDKWNERRRAIAAYYDLFLSQIPGVITPQELPGGLGVWNQYTIRIKAEERNGSSCQYRDSLRNQLQAQGVSTMVYYPRPLHLQPIYESLGYQPGQLPLAEQASHQVLSLPMFPELTQEQQDKVIDAFKDSLGARG
- a CDS encoding serine/threonine-protein kinase, which encodes MSYCLNPRCNRPLNPDGINLCQTCGTKITPLLRNRYHIIQPLGGGGFGRTFLAEDQDKLKEYCVVKQLAPQVQGSKALRKATELFQEEARRLQQLGEHPQIPTLYAYFEQDHYLYLVQQFIQGQTLGQELKQQGTFSEEKIWEVLSELLPILQFVHENHVIHRDIKPENIIRRQSDHKLVLIDFGVAKQLTENSLNNQGTSIGSYGYAPIEQMKLRQAYPASDLFSLGVTCFYLLTSIHPSELWTEQGYAWVTNWRQYLQSRITVSLTLENVLDKLLQKDIETRYQSCNEVLVDLNLNSQLIPHLPARIQTIQFATVPPSTMGVPTLLPPTIQLNTKLLLWLDKTRNKSLLAALILLSASGLIWYLITYIFIDSPNITGHSGAVNSLAFDTQGNRLASGSDDKSVKIWDFWNRQKIHTVTGHSDWVYAVAISRDSKILVSGSKDKTIKVWNFYTGKEIRTLTGHKYFVNSVAISRDGETLVSGSYDKTIKVWNLKTGQEIRTLTGHSGVVLSVAITPDGETIVSGSKDKTIKIWNLKTGQEIRTISAHSGDVNAVAISQDGEMLASASDDRTVKVWKLKNGMEIRTMTGHTADVNSVAFSPNGKYIATGSDDKTVKLWNLITGGDKTFTGHSTEVFAVAFSPDGKTLVSGSADKTIRIWQLP
- a CDS encoding transposase, with product MQLVEKHIISRQHKFWKECDYLALQSKHLYNAATYIQRQYFFETKKYYNSIDIYHQTKNLEAYRYLPTKVSKQIVRRVSEAWNSWLAALKDWSKHQGKYLGQPKMPGYKHKERGRNVVIYPIDAISKPALTKGIVKLSQSNIQLPTKAKDVDQIRIVPKLNHYVIEVVYTVNESVKSTGKYSAGVDLGLNNLMAATSNHPGVKPLLINGRPLKSINQFFNKRVRLAQSIEAWRQVKELNSKRDRRIDNYLHTVSRRVIDWCQLNDIGQLIIGNNSGWKQDINIGKKNNQQFTKIPHAKLINLLTYKTNLAGIDVVITEESYTSKASALDGDKLPVYKEKSDNKPVFSGKRIQRGLYKTSSGKTINADTNGSLNIARKVIPNFMNGLEGLPFIPVVLGLWTKITNVVV